From one Sulfurimonas sp. genomic stretch:
- a CDS encoding nucleotidyl transferase AbiEii/AbiGii toxin family protein — MDSIGFSYQKLYELQDEVLGVVFSVENIFYLTGGTCLSRFYQEKRYSDNLDFFTNNSPRYSFAIKKIKQALTTKFDLSVEIESNLIVSDFL; from the coding sequence ATGGATAGCATAGGTTTTAGTTATCAAAAACTCTATGAGCTTCAAGATGAAGTTTTAGGTGTGGTTTTTAGTGTTGAAAATATTTTTTATCTAACGGGCGGTACTTGTCTTAGCAGATTTTATCAAGAAAAAAGATATTCGGATAATTTAGACTTTTTTACTAATAACTCCCCAAGATACAGTTTTGCCATAAAAAAGATAAAACAAGCACTCACGACTAAGTTTGACCTTAGCGTCGAGATAGAGTCAAACTTAATCGTGAGTGATTTTTTATAA
- a CDS encoding DUF445 domain-containing protein, whose protein sequence is MTLSKTFLTNAISALLVFISFAFESHIGSLLLYTGLFALSGSVTNQLAIHMLFEKVPFLYGSGVIPLRFEAFKESIKNLMMTQFFTQEQIENFFESEEKRMDLAPVVEETDFSPAFDALSKTVMESSFGGMLGMFGGASILENLREPFTIKMKSAVIQIVESEKFNDTLQKHLKSSSLNDDMIDSIESIIDSRLGELTPLMVKEMVYKLINEHLSWLVVWGGVFGGLIGLVSAFLF, encoded by the coding sequence TTGACACTGTCAAAAACTTTTTTAACAAATGCAATCTCCGCCCTGCTTGTTTTTATATCTTTTGCATTTGAGAGTCATATCGGTTCTCTGCTTCTTTACACAGGGCTATTTGCACTCTCAGGCTCCGTTACAAATCAGCTTGCTATTCATATGCTGTTTGAGAAAGTTCCGTTCCTTTACGGTTCAGGAGTAATACCGCTAAGATTTGAAGCTTTCAAAGAGTCCATAAAAAATCTTATGATGACTCAATTTTTTACACAAGAGCAGATAGAAAATTTCTTTGAAAGTGAAGAAAAAAGGATGGATTTGGCTCCCGTCGTAGAAGAGACTGACTTCTCGCCCGCTTTTGATGCACTAAGCAAAACCGTTATGGAGTCATCTTTTGGAGGAATGCTTGGAATGTTCGGCGGAGCGAGCATACTTGAAAATCTCAGAGAACCCTTTACCATAAAAATGAAAAGCGCAGTCATACAGATAGTAGAGAGCGAAAAGTTCAACGACACTCTGCAAAAACATCTCAAAAGCTCATCATTAAACGATGATATGATTGATTCAATAGAAAGTATCATAGACTCAAGACTCGGCGAACTAACCCCGCTTATGGTAAAAGAGATGGTTTATAAACTTATCAACGAACATCTTTCATGGCTCGTAGTCTGGGGCGGGGTTTTTGGGGGATTAATCGGTTTGGTTAGCGCATTTCTATTTTAA
- a CDS encoding FkbM family methyltransferase has protein sequence MIKKYFKSDDFRKLKLKFRQLIGTEPKFSKDVNLQTENFSGWHLVSSMVNENDIVYSIGICDDIGFDLSIIENKKVQLFAFDPTPYSIKWINSQKLPERFHFFPWAASGEDGKFFLYPRIDKKGEKSEIMYTFHTQDENREDGVIVDAFTVESMMKKLEHTKIDLLKIDIEGAEYALLDTFLTSSLRPKQLLVEFHHRFKGIGKQKTIDVVNRLKKEGYLIAHISITGRELSFVHKNEINL, from the coding sequence ATGATAAAAAAATACTTCAAAAGTGATGATTTCAGAAAATTGAAATTAAAATTTAGACAATTAATTGGAACAGAACCAAAATTTTCCAAAGATGTAAATCTGCAAACAGAAAATTTCTCAGGATGGCATCTTGTCTCAAGTATGGTCAATGAAAATGATATAGTTTATTCTATAGGTATTTGTGATGATATAGGATTTGATTTATCTATAATAGAAAATAAAAAAGTGCAATTATTCGCATTTGATCCGACACCATATTCGATTAAATGGATTAACAGCCAAAAATTACCTGAAAGATTTCATTTTTTCCCTTGGGCAGCTTCAGGAGAAGACGGAAAGTTTTTTCTCTATCCAAGAATAGACAAAAAAGGGGAAAAATCAGAAATTATGTACACTTTTCACACACAAGATGAAAATCGAGAGGACGGTGTTATTGTTGATGCATTTACGGTTGAATCAATGATGAAAAAATTAGAGCATACAAAAATTGATCTGCTAAAAATTGATATTGAGGGTGCTGAATATGCACTTTTAGACACCTTTCTTACCTCTTCATTAAGACCAAAACAATTGCTTGTTGAATTTCATCATCGTTTTAAAGGAATCGGAAAGCAAAAAACAATTGATGTTGTTAACCGCTTAAAAAAAGAGGGCTATTTGATAGCGCATATATCAATAACCGGCAGAGAATTAAGTTTTGTGCATAAAAACGAAATCAATTTATAA
- the pepN gene encoding aminopeptidase N, whose protein sequence is MSKVETIYLKDYKAPEFTVKTCDLVFELFEEYTQVTNLMHIIKADKDSKDLVLNSVDLELIEMYLDDVKLNEDRYAIEKEHLRVLDVGDEFKLIIINKIYPQLNSELEGLYKSGTIFCTQNEPEGFRRITPYIDRPDVMAIFRTTLVADRERYPILLSNGNRETNFKLDDKRHGATWFDPHPKPSYLFALVAGNLGVIQDKFVTKSGKYARLYIYTDKGNESKCFHAMKSLKESMKWDEAVYGREYDLDLYNIVAVDSFNMGAMENKGLNIFNSAYVLADEDTATDGNFMAIQSVIAHEYFHNWTGNRITCRDWFQLTLKEGLTVFRDQCFSADLNSKEVKRIEDVRALRERQFVEDGSPMAHPIQPDSYMAINNFYTATVYEKGAEVIRMIYTLLGEERYRKATDLYFDTFDSQAVRTDDFLWAMSKAGGVDLEQFKRWYHQSGTPKLRVEEKFEEGKYTLTLTQIVPNAVDGSKQKPYYFPLKIALLDESGREIEEKILIVSKESEDFIFKTSSKPVLSINRDFSAPIIVEQAQNNYAFLMKHDKNSFVRYESAQSFGIATIEALMRGETIDEEFVKAYGHILGSELDLSFKALLLELPSVTALMQRQEEVDFEPIYEAKEKLEKHLAAVFKDKLLEIYTQNHKPLCKELDAKSMGERSIKNRCLKLLSALKSDEVITIANAQYNDSITMTDRVAALDILENTAPLHAKISQEHFYKRYKNDTLVMNKYFSLLASSQREGVLERVVALQNDDAYNELVPNLVRSLIGSFSRNYKYFHTKEGFGYKFVADKIIDIDKINPQMASGLAGAFKTYEKLNSVNKKLMRAELKRVMSEPSISKNVYEIVSKIIKIS, encoded by the coding sequence ATGAGCAAAGTAGAAACTATTTATCTAAAAGATTATAAAGCACCGGAATTTACCGTCAAAACTTGTGATTTGGTTTTTGAACTATTTGAAGAGTATACGCAGGTTACAAATCTTATGCACATTATAAAAGCAGATAAAGACTCTAAAGATTTGGTGTTAAACAGCGTTGATTTGGAACTTATAGAGATGTATTTGGATGATGTAAAACTTAATGAAGATAGATATGCCATCGAAAAAGAGCATTTGAGAGTTTTAGATGTAGGCGATGAGTTCAAACTTATCATCATTAACAAAATTTATCCGCAGCTAAACAGCGAACTTGAGGGGCTTTACAAGTCCGGAACTATCTTTTGTACGCAAAACGAGCCTGAGGGTTTTAGAAGAATTACTCCATATATAGACCGTCCCGATGTTATGGCGATCTTTAGAACAACCCTTGTGGCGGATAGGGAGAGATACCCGATTTTGCTTAGCAACGGAAACAGAGAGACAAATTTTAAACTTGATGATAAAAGACACGGTGCCACTTGGTTTGACCCGCATCCAAAACCGTCATATCTTTTTGCGCTTGTTGCGGGAAATTTGGGAGTCATACAAGACAAGTTCGTGACAAAGAGCGGTAAGTACGCAAGGCTTTATATCTATACCGATAAAGGCAATGAGTCTAAGTGCTTCCATGCGATGAAGTCGCTTAAAGAGTCGATGAAGTGGGATGAAGCCGTTTACGGCAGAGAGTATGATTTGGACCTTTATAATATCGTTGCGGTCGATAGTTTTAACATGGGAGCGATGGAGAATAAGGGGCTGAATATTTTTAATTCTGCTTATGTCCTAGCAGATGAAGATACGGCAACCGACGGCAACTTTATGGCGATTCAAAGCGTTATAGCGCATGAATATTTTCATAACTGGACGGGAAACCGCATCACTTGCCGTGACTGGTTTCAACTCACGCTAAAAGAGGGTTTGACCGTATTTCGCGACCAATGTTTCTCGGCTGATTTAAACTCAAAAGAGGTTAAACGAATAGAGGATGTCAGAGCTTTGCGGGAGCGGCAGTTCGTCGAAGACGGCTCTCCTATGGCTCATCCGATTCAGCCTGATTCGTATATGGCTATAAATAACTTTTATACGGCAACTGTTTATGAAAAAGGTGCCGAAGTTATCCGTATGATATATACTCTTTTGGGTGAAGAAAGATACCGCAAGGCAACGGATTTGTACTTTGATACTTTTGACTCTCAAGCGGTGCGAACGGATGATTTTTTATGGGCGATGAGTAAGGCAGGCGGAGTAGATTTGGAGCAGTTTAAGAGGTGGTACCATCAGTCGGGTACGCCAAAACTCCGAGTTGAGGAGAAGTTTGAAGAGGGCAAATACACTCTTACGCTTACACAAATAGTGCCAAATGCCGTAGACGGCAGCAAGCAAAAACCGTACTATTTTCCGCTAAAAATAGCGCTTTTAGACGAGAGCGGCAGAGAGATAGAGGAAAAAATATTAATAGTTTCAAAAGAGAGCGAAGATTTTATTTTTAAAACTTCATCAAAGCCTGTTTTGTCGATAAACAGGGATTTTTCGGCTCCTATTATAGTTGAACAAGCGCAAAATAACTATGCTTTTTTAATGAAGCATGACAAAAACAGCTTTGTAAGATATGAGTCGGCTCAATCTTTTGGTATTGCGACGATAGAAGCTTTGATGAGGGGCGAGACGATAGATGAAGAGTTTGTGAAGGCTTACGGACATATACTAGGCAGCGAACTGGATCTCTCTTTCAAAGCGCTTCTTTTGGAACTGCCGAGTGTAACGGCACTGATGCAAAGACAAGAAGAAGTTGATTTTGAGCCTATTTATGAGGCTAAAGAGAAGCTGGAAAAACATTTAGCCGCTGTTTTTAAAGATAAACTCTTAGAGATTTACACTCAAAACCACAAGCCTTTATGCAAAGAGCTTGATGCAAAAAGTATGGGTGAGAGAAGCATAAAAAACCGCTGTTTAAAACTTCTCTCGGCTTTAAAGAGTGATGAGGTTATCACTATAGCAAATGCACAGTATAACGACTCTATAACTATGACGGACAGGGTGGCGGCGCTTGATATCTTAGAAAATACCGCACCGCTTCATGCCAAAATCTCACAAGAACATTTTTACAAAAGATACAAAAATGATACTTTGGTAATGAACAAATACTTTTCGCTCTTGGCCTCTTCGCAAAGAGAGGGAGTATTGGAGCGAGTTGTAGCACTTCAAAATGATGATGCGTACAATGAGCTGGTACCGAACTTGGTTCGCTCTTTGATAGGTTCGTTTTCAAGAAATTACAAATACTTTCACACAAAAGAGGGTTTTGGGTATAAGTTTGTAGCGGATAAGATTATTGATATAGATAAGATAAATCCGCAGATGGCTTCAGGACTTGCGGGTGCATTTAAAACATATGAAAAATTAAACAGTGTTAATAAAAAACTGATGAGAGCAGAACTAAAGAGGGTTATGTCTGAGCCGTCAATCTCAAAAAATGTTTATGAAATTGTCAGTAAAATCATAAAAATATCATAA
- a CDS encoding ATP-binding protein, whose translation MERKVPILVKNRDIFMSAKEIILLQWVSYESPQEILKVHNIDKKQFLDDYAGGVFDYFIGVISGRVEIGDCPIMQNLLIYLKDRDIRADELFEICSHFRKSMIDFTYDVKLNSKAIFDEISFLFDQNFRGVLRHYTDTIFQKEQEINRHVKLLSEYQKALDESSIISKTDMDGKITYVNDKYIKLSGYSADELIGSKHSIFKHEDMPQEYFDDLWFQLKHADVFRGTIKNNKKDGDYFYVDVTIVKITDPYDNSIEYISIANDVTKLVDARLEAQKASRAKEYFLSNMSHEIRTPLNAILGFVNLLIDKDVSKQHRKYLEIILNSGENLLSIINDILDFSKLRSGEFTIEPKIFSIHEEISHALELFVASANSRDITITSFIDPKIPKELYADALRIKQILSNFLSNAIKFTKTGGHIHVEVTCDNEILKVSVSDNGVGIAKEDLKNIFSAFTQANHEGIENYEGTGLGLSICHQLSKHMGGDIFVKSTLGEGSTFWIEIPVEIHSKECKIFNDIDEIKALKIVLYLKDGTPNYKTESFLKYAKVFNTEIDVVESLDKEYDIAIVLEEDIDDKIREKILDSNEKYIILASKPDDKYEKYFHISSVYFPLYCSKIKSAFDELFHPELFCPYRVDGGKKFSGHILIAEDNIANQELIKILLDKYGLTYDLATNGLEAVNLYKKNNYDLILMDEQMPVMDGNAAVQAIIKYEKEKGLRHTPVSALTANVIKGAKERGLQSGFDSFLGKPIVIKELERVFFNYLKITKESIGTPNSSDTKCNIEGLDCEKLTQELMLSGEELRMLVELFIKKMQIQIPELQNAIELRDYKKIALVSHSIKGSSGNFRLEEIQEESAKMEGMAKNKDSKYKYEAAFEKIKDRVAKIKIV comes from the coding sequence ATGGAAAGAAAAGTACCGATTCTTGTAAAAAACAGAGATATTTTTATGTCGGCAAAAGAGATTATTCTCCTACAGTGGGTATCGTATGAATCTCCTCAAGAGATACTAAAAGTTCATAATATAGATAAAAAACAGTTTTTGGATGATTATGCAGGCGGTGTATTTGACTATTTTATAGGAGTAATATCCGGTAGAGTAGAAATCGGAGATTGCCCAATTATGCAAAATCTTCTAATCTATCTAAAAGACAGAGATATCAGAGCGGATGAACTCTTTGAGATATGCAGTCATTTTAGGAAGTCAATGATTGATTTTACATACGATGTAAAGCTAAATTCAAAAGCAATTTTCGATGAGATATCTTTTTTGTTTGATCAAAATTTTCGTGGGGTCTTAAGGCACTACACCGATACTATCTTTCAAAAAGAGCAAGAGATAAATCGACATGTAAAGCTTTTAAGTGAGTATCAAAAAGCATTAGATGAGAGTTCTATCATCTCTAAAACGGATATGGACGGCAAAATAACCTATGTAAACGACAAGTATATAAAATTGAGCGGTTACAGTGCGGATGAGCTAATAGGGAGTAAGCATAGCATATTTAAACATGAAGATATGCCTCAGGAATATTTTGATGATTTATGGTTTCAGCTTAAACATGCAGATGTTTTTCGTGGAACGATTAAAAATAACAAGAAAGACGGAGACTATTTTTATGTTGATGTAACTATTGTAAAGATAACGGATCCTTACGATAATTCGATTGAGTATATATCCATAGCAAACGATGTTACGAAATTGGTAGATGCAAGACTTGAAGCACAAAAAGCATCAAGAGCAAAAGAGTACTTCTTGTCAAATATGTCACACGAGATAAGAACTCCTCTAAATGCGATACTTGGCTTTGTAAATCTACTTATAGATAAAGATGTCTCAAAACAGCATCGAAAATATTTAGAGATTATTTTAAACAGCGGGGAAAATTTACTTAGTATTATTAACGATATTTTGGATTTTTCAAAACTAAGAAGCGGTGAGTTTACTATTGAGCCGAAAATATTTTCGATTCATGAAGAGATAAGTCACGCGTTGGAGTTATTTGTTGCTTCGGCAAATTCAAGAGATATAACTATTACCTCATTTATAGACCCGAAGATTCCAAAAGAGCTATATGCCGATGCTCTTAGAATAAAGCAGATACTATCGAATTTTTTAAGCAACGCCATAAAATTTACAAAAACGGGCGGTCATATACATGTAGAAGTTACCTGCGATAATGAAATTCTAAAAGTCAGCGTAAGCGATAACGGGGTCGGTATCGCAAAAGAGGATTTGAAAAATATATTTTCTGCTTTTACTCAGGCAAATCATGAGGGCATTGAAAATTATGAGGGTACGGGTTTGGGACTCTCAATATGTCATCAGCTCTCAAAACATATGGGCGGAGATATATTTGTAAAATCGACGCTCGGCGAGGGGAGTACATTTTGGATTGAGATTCCGGTTGAGATTCATAGCAAAGAGTGCAAAATCTTTAACGATATTGACGAGATCAAAGCGCTAAAAATCGTTTTATATCTAAAAGACGGTACTCCTAACTACAAAACCGAGTCATTTTTAAAATATGCAAAAGTATTTAATACAGAGATAGATGTGGTAGAGAGCCTTGATAAAGAGTATGATATAGCCATAGTTTTAGAAGAGGATATCGATGATAAAATCAGAGAAAAGATATTGGATTCAAATGAAAAATATATTATTCTAGCAAGTAAACCGGATGACAAGTATGAAAAATATTTTCACATATCTTCTGTATATTTTCCGCTTTACTGCTCAAAAATAAAAAGCGCTTTTGATGAACTTTTTCATCCTGAGCTTTTTTGTCCTTACAGAGTAGACGGAGGTAAAAAATTCTCCGGACATATTCTTATAGCCGAAGACAATATAGCAAATCAAGAGTTGATTAAGATATTGCTTGACAAGTACGGGCTTACTTATGATTTGGCTACAAACGGACTTGAAGCGGTAAACCTTTATAAGAAAAATAATTATGATTTGATTTTGATGGATGAACAGATGCCTGTAATGGACGGAAATGCAGCCGTGCAGGCAATCATAAAGTATGAGAAAGAGAAAGGATTAAGACACACTCCGGTTTCTGCTTTGACCGCAAATGTAATCAAAGGTGCAAAAGAGAGAGGGCTTCAAAGCGGTTTTGACTCATTTTTGGGAAAACCTATCGTTATAAAAGAGCTGGAAAGGGTCTTTTTTAATTATCTAAAAATTACCAAAGAGAGTATCGGTACGCCAAATAGTTCCGATACTAAATGCAATATAGAAGGTTTGGATTGTGAAAAACTGACTCAGGAATTAATGCTAAGCGGTGAAGAGTTGAGAATGCTTGTGGAACTTTTTATTAAAAAGATGCAAATACAGATTCCTGAACTGCAGAATGCTATCGAACTAAGAGATTATAAAAAGATAGCACTTGTCTCTCACAGCATAAAAGGTTCAAGCGGCAACTTTAGACTTGAAGAGATACAAGAAGAGAGCGCAAAGATGGAAGGTATGGCTAAAAATAAAGATAGCAAATACAAATATGAAGCAGCGTTCGAGAAGATAAAAGATAGAGTAGCAAAGATAAAAATTGTTTAG
- a CDS encoding GNA1162 family protein: protein MSRIVFTSSIFAVALLLFTGCAPKVSKITLGDYYPKVYASSTKSILVLPAKNTTTSVDATDHFRYTITKPLAEKGYYIYPVHLVDSFLKSENLSDANIIHSIPVSKLKDIFAPDAILYVDINSWDTGYTVMTSHVDVGLSFSLIDANTEEELWQSNAYAYSYEGLDGNNGLAGLIVSAITTALNTATDYTKLAGVANNAGVSLLPAGGYNPQYKKDKDLTLTFFDIARLEDSRLYISEYFIYGNKQEGKVALTANRRAKGYFAFPVTDMNWFAHNGYSNYYITQEIKGKKYLRNRFFLYENNRPFLLIEGKKVFVQTETDGTIPFSEEGSRFYFNIEKIIELKLPENKF, encoded by the coding sequence ATGAGTAGAATAGTTTTTACATCTAGCATATTTGCGGTAGCTTTATTATTATTTACGGGCTGTGCGCCAAAAGTTTCTAAAATTACTTTAGGTGATTATTATCCAAAAGTTTATGCAAGCAGCACAAAATCAATTTTGGTATTACCGGCGAAAAATACTACCACATCAGTAGATGCTACGGATCATTTCCGTTACACCATAACCAAACCGCTTGCAGAGAAAGGCTATTATATTTATCCAGTACACCTAGTAGACTCTTTTCTTAAAAGTGAAAATTTATCAGATGCTAATATAATTCATAGTATACCTGTTTCAAAACTAAAGGATATTTTTGCACCGGATGCTATTTTATATGTTGATATTAATTCGTGGGATACGGGCTACACTGTAATGACTAGTCATGTAGATGTTGGTTTATCATTTTCATTAATTGATGCTAATACAGAAGAAGAGTTATGGCAAAGCAATGCATATGCTTACTCATACGAAGGATTAGATGGTAATAATGGATTGGCTGGTCTAATAGTTTCTGCTATTACAACTGCATTAAATACAGCAACTGATTATACAAAATTAGCTGGTGTTGCAAATAATGCAGGTGTCTCACTGCTTCCTGCCGGTGGATATAATCCACAATATAAAAAAGACAAAGATTTAACATTGACATTTTTTGATATTGCTAGATTAGAAGATAGTAGATTATATATAAGTGAGTATTTTATATATGGAAATAAACAAGAAGGTAAAGTTGCTTTAACTGCGAATAGAAGGGCAAAAGGATACTTTGCATTTCCCGTAACTGATATGAATTGGTTTGCACATAACGGTTATTCAAATTATTATATTACACAAGAAATTAAAGGAAAAAAATATTTGAGAAATCGTTTTTTTCTTTATGAAAACAATCGCCCGTTTTTACTTATAGAAGGAAAGAAAGTATTTGTTCAAACCGAGACGGATGGAACAATTCCTTTTAGTGAAGAAGGAAGTAGATTTTATTTTAATATTGAAAAAATTATTGAACTTAAATTGCCGGAAAATAAATTTTGA
- a CDS encoding DUF4810 domain-containing protein, translating to MKEAIKYLIVPTMGIFLLSGCVEQPKPLYNWGNYVASTGEYTIKGHEKEVREKHSAELKNMIEESQSKDMRVPPGIYAEYGQVLFESGQSSEAKKYFLLEKNTYPESTIFIDRVIKKLYGDN from the coding sequence ATGAAAGAAGCAATAAAATATTTAATAGTGCCCACAATGGGAATATTTTTACTTAGTGGATGTGTAGAACAACCAAAGCCTTTGTATAACTGGGGCAATTATGTTGCAAGTACAGGTGAGTACACTATAAAAGGTCATGAAAAAGAGGTGCGTGAAAAGCATTCAGCAGAGCTGAAAAATATGATAGAAGAGTCTCAATCCAAAGATATGAGAGTTCCTCCTGGAATTTATGCAGAATATGGACAGGTGCTGTTTGAATCCGGTCAGTCATCAGAAGCTAAAAAGTATTTTCTTCTTGAGAAAAATACTTATCCTGAGTCAACTATATTTATTGACAGAGTAATTAAAAAACTTTATGGAGATAATTAA
- a CDS encoding CsgG/HfaB family protein — protein MKKYLNFVMGSCLVFMVAGCGVSTPNIVKVEKPTSAQPQVSMVQQEPELKRKVAIARFGNEAQYGKSALFGVNSDYVAEKQATDILSAKLAQSGKFILLERSDIDIVNKEINTFNLQLLQIGSDYLIVGSVTEFGRKNMSDTGAFSRSKTQIAYAKVSVRLIDVKTGQVVFAQEGSGEALSEAGTSFGLGKHVGYDSTLNDKAISAAISSVVDGIMENLLNKPWRSYVLSVEDGNAIIAGGAKQGLHIGDSFDIYQNGKSIKNPQTGMMIELPGVKVATVKVISQFGSTYTDEGSVCQVVNGNLNAASIKDLYVQK, from the coding sequence ATGAAGAAGTATTTAAATTTTGTTATGGGAAGTTGCTTGGTATTTATGGTTGCAGGTTGCGGTGTGTCAACGCCAAATATTGTAAAAGTAGAAAAACCCACAAGTGCTCAACCACAAGTATCTATGGTTCAACAAGAGCCTGAATTAAAACGAAAAGTAGCTATTGCAAGATTTGGCAATGAAGCACAATATGGAAAATCAGCTCTTTTTGGTGTAAATAGTGATTATGTCGCAGAGAAACAGGCAACAGATATTTTATCAGCAAAACTTGCACAATCTGGAAAGTTTATTTTACTTGAGCGTAGTGATATTGATATTGTCAATAAAGAAATAAATACATTCAATTTGCAATTACTTCAAATTGGTTCAGATTATTTGATTGTTGGTTCTGTTACAGAGTTTGGTCGCAAAAATATGTCCGATACTGGAGCTTTTTCACGCTCTAAAACACAGATAGCATATGCAAAGGTGAGTGTACGACTCATAGATGTTAAAACGGGACAAGTGGTTTTTGCACAAGAGGGAAGCGGTGAAGCTTTAAGTGAAGCTGGAACATCATTTGGACTTGGTAAACATGTTGGGTATGATTCTACGCTAAACGATAAGGCAATTTCAGCAGCAATCTCGAGTGTTGTAGATGGAATTATGGAAAATTTACTTAACAAACCTTGGCGCTCTTATGTGCTTTCAGTGGAAGATGGAAATGCAATTATTGCCGGTGGTGCAAAACAAGGGTTGCATATTGGAGATAGTTTTGATATTTATCAAAATGGTAAAAGTATCAAAAATCCACAAACAGGAATGATGATAGAATTGCCAGGAGTTAAAGTTGCTACAGTAAAAGTTATTAGTCAATTTGGTAGTACTTATACTGATGAGGGCTCTGTTTGTCAAGTTGTAAATGGTAATTTGAATGCTGCTTCGATAAAGGATTTATATGTTCAAAAATAA
- a CDS encoding rhodanese-like domain-containing protein translates to MKKILLSFLFLSTLLFAAVKDEEASQALIDSKMPIVDIRTPSEWKETGLLQGSIPIMLFDEKGKYDLNDFLQKLNSAVDTKKPFAIICRTGSRTKILAPFLSQKMNYDVINIKSGIVYAKQLKLPILPYQAN, encoded by the coding sequence TTGAAAAAAATTTTATTATCGTTTTTGTTTTTATCTACTTTGCTTTTTGCCGCCGTTAAAGATGAGGAAGCTTCGCAAGCCTTGATTGATTCAAAAATGCCTATCGTAGACATTAGAACACCATCCGAATGGAAAGAGACGGGACTTTTGCAAGGCTCTATACCGATTATGCTTTTTGATGAAAAAGGGAAGTATGATTTGAATGATTTTTTACAAAAACTAAACAGTGCGGTAGATACAAAAAAACCTTTTGCTATTATTTGCAGAACGGGAAGCAGAACTAAGATTTTGGCACCTTTTTTATCGCAAAAAATGAATTATGATGTTATAAATATAAAGAGCGGCATCGTTTACGCAAAACAGCTAAAATTGCCTATTTTGCCGTATCAGGCGAATTAA